Genomic segment of Pochonia chlamydosporia 170 chromosome 1, whole genome shotgun sequence:
ccaaaaccaccaccacaagatACTGCATCGCCAAAACGAACATTTGACCCGTTTGCTAACCCCGCCGCGGCGCTGTACATCGCTGACGTCGGACCATCGCACTACTTGGTCCTGAACAAGTTCGCTATAGTGCCAGAGCATTTCATCCTCGCAACCAGGGACTTTAAAGAACAGACGGATATTTTGGAACCGTCTGATTTAGAAGCCACATTAGCGTGTATAGAGGCGTTTGACGCGGGTAAAAAACCAGGCGAAGATGACGGATTATTTGCATTTTTCAACTGCGGCGAGCATTCTGGCGCAAGTCAACCGCACAGACATATCCAACTATTACCTGTTGATAGAATGAGAGACGGCCTGGAATCCGGTGCCGCGTGGAACGTCCTAGCCGACCGTGACGACCTTGACAGCACGCCGTTTGTGGTATTTTCGGAACAGATCACGCTGGGCATGTCGGGTGCCGAGCTACATGGTATTTATGTGCGTTTGTATCGACAGGCATGTAGGGCTGTTGGTGAGCGCACCGGTCTGCCGATGGGGGACGTGGCCGCCGATGGTCCTACACTGATAAGTTACAATATGGCAATGACCAAGAATAAGCTCGTTATTTGCCCGAGATTAGCAGAGGGAGGGTCGGTGTATAACAAAGCGGGAGAGGATGTTGGCAAGGTTGCGCTGAATGGGACATTACTTGCGGGTACGGCGCTGGTGAAGAATGAGGCGGAGTGGGATGCGTTGCGTGGGAATCCGGAGTGTTTAGTTGGTGTGTTGAATGGTATTGgtttggcgaggaagagtcacgatgaagatggtgtGAATAAGTTATAGATGTGTATTTAGGACAAATAGAAATTATAGCTAGCAATTGAGCGAATCCTTTCAAAGGATAGTCTTGGTAGTATCCCATACCCGTAAATCTGTCAATAAGCCTCATTTGGGCAATAGTTTTCATCCGAAACGCCGAATTCATGGTTGCAAAGCTGGGTTCAGAAAATAAAGCCCACCTGTAAACCCGCAGCAACACAAATGTTTCCATCCTTTCCTTCCCTCCTTTCTTCACTAAATGTAGTGGCTTCCTCAATAGAGAAACCCATCCTGCACAAGGCCGAAGCAACTCTCGTTGACACCATCACAAATACTTTAATCCTTGTCTTCCCCCACAAAATGAAATGGCTTCTTTAATGGAGAAACCCACCTTTCACAAGACCAAAGCAGCTCCTGTTGACGCCATCACCAATGCTTCCCAGTCTGTTCCGTATACTTGGCATGGCAAGTCTTGCCAGAAAACTTGCGCGAACCGCCATGGTCAAGTATATACTTGCCCACAGACTCCCAGAACACCTTGGGCTTTCCGTTGAGTCGACGAAATAGCGGGACAGCCTGCAAAAGAAGAGTTACCTAAACAAACAAGTTAGCTGGTAGTATGCGAGCAGCGTAATGGAAGCGTACATCTGACTCGAGCCACTGTGGGTTTCTGACTCTCTGCACAGCATCCTGGGTCAAGTGGCGGTATCTGCCTCGGAGTGTTGACTCCGCGATGCCAAATTCGTGG
This window contains:
- a CDS encoding alpha-galactosidase (similar to Metarhizium acridum CQMa 102 XP_007814873.1) → MGHPNTSPAMARALKPPANLPSLVQTTFAKARSAGDLHYFPTQVTLLPVHSVPVRLPVFIHVKRPFQLRFSPALANKPKPPPQDTASPKRTFDPFANPAAALYIADVGPSHYLVLNKFAIVPEHFILATRDFKEQTDILEPSDLEATLACIEAFDAGKKPGEDDGLFAFFNCGEHSGASQPHRHIQLLPVDRMRDGLESGAAWNVLADRDDLDSTPFVVFSEQITLGMSGAELHGIYVRLYRQACRAVGERTGLPMGDVAADGPTLISYNMAMTKNKLVICPRLAEGGSVYNKAGEDVGKVALNGTLLAGTALVKNEAEWDALRGNPECLVGVLNGIGLARKSHDEDGVNKL